The Sciurus carolinensis chromosome 5, mSciCar1.2, whole genome shotgun sequence genome segment TATTTCCGAACAGATTTTCGAGCAACCCATGCACATGGGTCACCCAATACCAGTGCGTCTCACACCTTCAGTTATGCATGGTGTTGTGGAAGGCAAACGAGTTTGCAAATACTGTAGTTGTTATGTTGTCGCAAGCTTTCATTCTGAAAACAGTCATTAGCACATCGAGTCGCACACTTAATACAGGGTAATCTCTTCGcttgcagatgctcaagtcttaATAAACGCGCACTAACTACTCTACCCCATCAAACATGCCTCCTCCCGCTGAGGGCGTTCTTTGGTACTCGGGCTGTCGCCGCAGTGTGCTACGGCACCAGGAGCCACAAACTTTCCAAAAAGTCCATGCATTTACTGCCGTATTCTCCGGAGCTTCCACCAAATAAGGGGAAGCCATGAGGAGACCAGGAACAGCTAATGGACGCTGTTGTTTTGCTTCTCCCGCAGAAAGCTGTCAGCTGAAGAAGCCTCTAGAGGCGGCCGGAGACTGTAAGGCGGCGGAGGAGAGCGAGAGGCCAAAGCCACGCAGCCGCCGGAAGCCCCGGGTCCTCTTCTCACAAGCCCAAGTCTTCGAGCTAGAACGCAGGTTCAAGCAGCAGAGGTACCTGTCGGCGCCCGAGCGCGAGCACCTCGCCAGCAGCCTGAAGCTCACGTCCACGCAGGTGAAAATCTGGTTCCAGAATCGCAGGTACAAGTGCAAGAGACAGCGGCAGGACAAGTCTCTGGAGCTGGGAGCGCAcgcaccgccgccgccgccgcgccgcgTGGCGGTACCGGTGCTGGTGCGGGACGGCAAACCGTGCGTCACACCCAGCGCTCAGGCCTACGGTGCGCCCTACAGTGTGGGCGCTGGCGCTTACTCCTACAACAGCTTCCCTGCATACGGCTATGGGAActccgccgccgctgccgctgccgcagCGGCCGCAGCAGCCGCCGCTGCCGCGGCCTACAGCGGCAGCTACGGCTGTACATACCCAGCAGGCGGCGGTGGCGGTGGGGGGGCCTCTGCTGCCGCCACCACCATGCAACCCGCCTGTAGTGCGACCGGAGGCGGTCCCTTTATGAACGTGAGCAATCTGGGA includes the following:
- the Nkx2-3 gene encoding homeobox protein Nkx-2.3 — translated: MMLPSPVTSTPFSVKDILNLEQQHFHGAHLQADLEHHFHSEPCMLAAAEGTQFSDGGEEDEEEESEKLSYLNSLATADGHGDSGLCHQGYVHSVLRDSCSGPKEHEEEVVRDRNQKSCQLKKPLEAAGDCKAAEESERPKPRSRRKPRVLFSQAQVFELERRFKQQRYLSAPEREHLASSLKLTSTQVKIWFQNRRYKCKRQRQDKSLELGAHAPPPPPRRVAVPVLVRDGKPCVTPSAQAYGAPYSVGAGAYSYNSFPAYGYGNSAAAAAAAAAAAAAAAAAYSGSYGCTYPAGGGGGGGASAAATTMQPACSATGGGPFMNVSNLGGFGGGGSSQQLHQGATAGTACAQGTLQGIRAW